In Promicromonospora sukumoe, the following proteins share a genomic window:
- a CDS encoding tyrosine-type recombinase/integrase, with protein MSITKTATGRFRAQLKNGRQFVGSRTFDTKTEAKNWLNRERAALDGGVDPRAGKERLRLVLDRWLAVRKITVAKKTYTADLDLRRLIPTSMQNVHLSAVSEREVARSFEVLLAGGLADSSVVRYRASLSVFFAWCVRERLVGKNPVTGVKVPKGSDELTEMDPFTEDGLEAAYLVWRMKDERLADILLVMGWTGLRWGEMRAMQVANFVEVPTPGLMVRRSQPEGSPVKATKGRSMRRVPLADRVLSIVQGLADGRAPHDLLFTSDGGSQLWRTATVRVLSWEKTGQGRRLHDLRHTAACLWLSRSVAPGTVQAWCGHESIATTNRYLHFLGTDADKAGLNRLNNDPGSAGGARDARNGA; from the coding sequence GTGAGCATCACCAAGACGGCGACGGGCCGGTTTCGTGCGCAGTTGAAGAACGGTCGTCAGTTCGTGGGGTCGCGCACGTTCGACACCAAGACCGAGGCCAAGAACTGGCTCAACCGGGAACGAGCTGCGCTCGACGGCGGCGTCGATCCCCGGGCGGGCAAGGAACGCCTCCGCCTCGTGCTTGACCGGTGGTTGGCGGTCCGCAAGATCACGGTCGCGAAGAAGACGTACACGGCGGACCTGGACCTGCGGCGGCTCATTCCGACGAGCATGCAGAACGTGCACCTGTCGGCGGTGTCTGAGCGTGAGGTGGCTCGGTCGTTCGAGGTGCTGCTTGCGGGCGGGCTCGCTGACTCGTCCGTGGTCAGGTACCGGGCAAGCCTGTCGGTGTTCTTCGCCTGGTGCGTGCGTGAGCGTCTGGTCGGGAAGAACCCGGTGACCGGCGTCAAGGTGCCCAAGGGCTCTGACGAGCTGACGGAGATGGATCCGTTCACCGAGGACGGCCTGGAGGCGGCCTATCTGGTCTGGCGGATGAAGGACGAGCGCCTGGCGGACATCCTGCTCGTCATGGGCTGGACCGGGCTGCGCTGGGGCGAGATGCGCGCCATGCAGGTGGCGAACTTCGTGGAGGTCCCGACACCGGGTCTGATGGTCCGTCGTAGCCAGCCGGAGGGGTCGCCGGTCAAGGCCACCAAGGGCCGGTCGATGCGCCGCGTGCCGCTCGCTGATCGTGTGCTGTCGATCGTGCAGGGGTTGGCGGACGGTCGTGCTCCGCATGATCTGCTGTTCACGAGCGACGGCGGTTCGCAGCTCTGGCGCACGGCGACGGTCCGCGTTCTGTCGTGGGAGAAGACGGGGCAGGGCCGACGCCTGCACGACCTGCGGCACACTGCCGCGTGCCTCTGGCTGTCCCGCAGCGTCGCTCCGGGAACGGTCCAGGCGTGGTGCGGCCACGAGTCGATCGCGACCACGAACCGGTACCTGCACTTCCTCGGGACCGACGCCGACAAGGCAGGGCTGAACAGGCTGAACAACGACCCGGGGAGCGCGGGGGGTGCGCGAGATGCCCGCAACGGAGCCTGA
- a CDS encoding DUF2637 domain-containing protein yields MNRTPGPVARIAADSRPVLVFTVVLTLAVALASFALSFASLRDAALWGRVPEALAFLVPVVIDASVLVYGLVALVLRDRGHSSAWAWTLMFGFTVVSIGANAAHAYDVGPELRTIVGVVLVALAPLSVLTSTHALASLVVADRPAIEPAPVAEVAVVEPEPVTVIEPAPVVEPEPVPVPEPLPAESPAPAAAPAAAPAPVARRPRLGRVRPITQDALDLPGLNLTAAEA; encoded by the coding sequence ATGAATCGCACCCCTGGGCCTGTGGCCCGGATCGCGGCCGATTCCCGGCCCGTGCTCGTCTTCACCGTCGTCCTGACTCTGGCTGTCGCACTGGCCTCGTTCGCACTGTCCTTCGCGTCTCTCCGGGATGCCGCGCTGTGGGGTCGGGTGCCGGAGGCGCTGGCGTTCCTCGTGCCCGTCGTCATCGACGCCTCGGTGCTCGTGTACGGCCTGGTGGCCCTCGTGCTGCGCGACCGTGGGCACTCCTCGGCGTGGGCCTGGACCCTGATGTTCGGGTTCACCGTCGTGAGCATCGGCGCGAACGCCGCCCACGCCTACGACGTCGGCCCCGAGCTGCGGACCATCGTCGGCGTCGTCCTGGTGGCGCTGGCCCCGCTCTCAGTCCTGACCTCGACCCACGCCCTGGCGTCTCTCGTGGTCGCTGACCGTCCCGCCATCGAGCCCGCACCGGTGGCCGAGGTGGCCGTGGTCGAGCCGGAGCCGGTGACAGTCATCGAGCCTGCGCCCGTCGTCGAGCCGGAGCCCGTGCCGGTCCCTGAGCCTTTGCCGGCCGAATCGCCCGCTCCGGCCGCAGCCCCGGCTGCCGCTCCTGCTCCGGTTGCTCGGCGTCCGCGTCTTGGTCGGGTCCGTCCGATCACTCAGGACGCCCTGGACCTGCCCGGCCTGAACCTGACGGCGGCCGAAGCATGA
- a CDS encoding alpha/beta hydrolase, translating into MNLGLSHLIDPRLLPLVEETSAFYAHRPAGQGPGNPEELRAVRARLANPAAADPPAVEEVASADGRSVPVRIHEPAGTPSAGVLLEVHGGGFYMGAAAASDVRNRTLADALGITVVSVDYRLAPEHPWPAAPDDCETAALWLTEHMAERFGTSRLAIGGFSAGSTLAVTTLLRLRDRGVDAVDAAVLQFGTYDLSARTPAGRLIADEYFLEAYAGSVADRTVPDVSPLYGDLTGLPPVLMVVGEADILLEDNLAMAGRLSAAGVDVDLRVYPGAPHAFTGHPTPMGRAGLDDIEGWLGERLGRAEYPGSTNGSPDGSPDGP; encoded by the coding sequence ATGAACCTCGGACTCTCCCACCTGATCGACCCCCGTCTCCTGCCCCTCGTCGAGGAGACCAGCGCGTTCTACGCGCATCGCCCGGCCGGCCAGGGCCCCGGCAACCCGGAGGAGCTGCGCGCCGTCCGGGCGCGGCTCGCGAACCCCGCCGCCGCGGACCCGCCGGCCGTCGAGGAGGTCGCGAGCGCGGACGGGCGCAGCGTGCCCGTGCGGATCCACGAACCTGCGGGCACGCCGAGCGCCGGCGTGCTCCTCGAGGTCCACGGCGGCGGGTTCTACATGGGCGCCGCGGCCGCGAGCGACGTCCGCAACCGGACGCTCGCCGACGCGCTCGGCATCACCGTGGTGAGCGTCGACTACCGCCTCGCCCCCGAGCACCCGTGGCCCGCCGCCCCGGACGACTGCGAGACCGCGGCGCTCTGGCTCACCGAGCACATGGCCGAACGGTTCGGCACCAGCAGGCTCGCGATCGGCGGCTTCTCGGCCGGCTCAACCCTCGCGGTGACCACGCTGCTGCGCCTGCGCGACCGGGGAGTCGACGCGGTCGACGCCGCGGTGCTCCAGTTCGGCACCTACGACCTCAGCGCGCGGACGCCGGCGGGACGCCTGATCGCCGACGAGTACTTCCTGGAGGCGTACGCGGGATCGGTCGCGGACCGGACGGTCCCGGACGTCTCGCCGCTCTACGGCGACCTGACCGGCCTGCCGCCCGTGCTGATGGTCGTGGGTGAGGCGGACATCCTGCTGGAGGACAACCTCGCGATGGCCGGGCGTCTCTCGGCGGCCGGCGTCGACGTCGACCTCCGCGTCTACCCCGGTGCCCCGCACGCGTTCACGGGCCACCCGACGCCGATGGGCCGGGCGGGGCTGGACGACATCGAGGGGTGGCTCGGGGAGCGGCTCGGGCGCGCGGAGTACCCCGGCAGTACCAATGGCTCCCCGGATGGCTCACCAGACGGCCCCTGA
- a CDS encoding alpha/beta hydrolase: MIRPARRRRQPAAVVATLLSAALLLAACGAPPKVQTALEDVGKSDGSAIEGAPKGYEDYYGQSLEWTECGEDFQCATASAPLSWHDPGAGSIEVALKRIPAAGQKIGSLLVNPGGPGGSGVDFVADPTRFGQSLRSSFDIVGFDPRGVGQSTPVKCYDDAGKDEFLSTDYPYTPEGLAERQDAVRAWGQACAENTGPLLGNVDTQSAARDMDMLRGVLGDDELNYLGYSYGTQLGATYAGLFPDRAGRLVLDGALDTTLGSDEVALQQAEGFESALRAYVADCQAGSDCPLGDDVTSGLQKIQAMVEDAEPNPIPTSSGRDVTKKLAFYGVAVTMYDEASWSFLTQALREVFWEGTGDDLLYLADVYNDRNDDGTFKSNSEEAFRAINCADARAEEDMTKMAEIADEIEAAAPTLGESFGYSGIECTDWPYPAAEQEFDPAAEGAPPIVVIGTTNDPATPYRWAEALAGTLSSAVLVTYEGEGHTAYGRSNTCVSNAVETYLLEGKVPEDGLTC, translated from the coding sequence GTGATTCGCCCCGCCCGCCGTCGTCGTCAGCCTGCGGCCGTCGTCGCCACGCTGCTCTCCGCCGCCCTGCTCCTCGCCGCCTGTGGAGCGCCACCGAAGGTGCAGACGGCGCTGGAGGACGTGGGCAAGTCGGACGGTTCGGCCATCGAGGGCGCGCCGAAGGGCTACGAGGACTACTACGGCCAGTCGCTGGAGTGGACCGAGTGCGGCGAGGACTTCCAGTGCGCCACGGCGTCCGCGCCGCTGTCGTGGCACGACCCGGGGGCGGGGAGCATCGAGGTGGCGCTCAAGCGCATCCCCGCCGCCGGGCAGAAGATCGGGTCGCTGCTGGTCAACCCGGGCGGGCCGGGCGGCTCCGGGGTGGACTTCGTGGCCGACCCGACCCGCTTCGGGCAGTCGCTGCGCTCGTCGTTCGACATCGTCGGCTTCGACCCGCGCGGGGTGGGCCAGTCGACGCCGGTCAAGTGCTACGACGACGCCGGCAAGGACGAGTTCCTCAGCACCGACTACCCCTACACGCCCGAGGGCCTCGCCGAGCGCCAGGACGCGGTCCGGGCCTGGGGCCAGGCCTGCGCCGAGAACACCGGGCCGCTGCTCGGCAACGTGGACACGCAGTCCGCGGCGCGTGACATGGACATGCTCCGGGGCGTGCTCGGCGACGACGAGCTCAACTACCTCGGCTACTCCTACGGCACCCAGCTCGGGGCCACCTACGCGGGTCTGTTCCCGGACCGCGCGGGGCGCCTGGTGCTCGACGGCGCGCTCGACACCACGCTCGGCTCGGACGAGGTCGCGCTCCAGCAGGCAGAGGGCTTCGAGAGCGCGCTGCGCGCCTACGTCGCCGACTGCCAGGCGGGCAGCGACTGCCCGCTCGGCGACGACGTGACCAGCGGCCTGCAGAAGATCCAGGCCATGGTCGAGGACGCCGAGCCCAACCCGATCCCGACCTCCTCGGGACGTGACGTCACCAAGAAGCTCGCGTTCTACGGCGTGGCCGTGACGATGTACGACGAGGCCTCGTGGTCGTTCCTCACGCAGGCGCTGCGGGAGGTCTTCTGGGAGGGCACCGGCGACGACCTGCTCTACCTGGCCGACGTCTACAACGACCGGAACGACGACGGCACCTTCAAGTCCAACAGCGAGGAGGCGTTCCGCGCGATCAACTGCGCCGACGCCCGCGCCGAGGAGGACATGACGAAGATGGCCGAGATCGCCGACGAGATCGAGGCCGCCGCGCCCACGCTCGGCGAGTCGTTCGGGTACTCCGGCATCGAGTGCACCGACTGGCCGTACCCGGCCGCGGAGCAGGAGTTCGACCCGGCCGCCGAGGGCGCGCCGCCCATCGTCGTCATCGGCACCACGAACGACCCGGCCACCCCGTACCGCTGGGCCGAGGCGCTCGCCGGCACGCTGTCGTCGGCCGTGCTCGTCACCTACGAGGGCGAGGGGCACACGGCGTACGGCCGCTCCAACACCTGCGTGAGCAACGCGGTGGAGACCTACCTGCTGGAGGGCAAGGTGCCGGAGGACGGGCTCACCTGCTGA
- a CDS encoding plasmid replication, integration and excision activator, translating into MAMQRRFAVAHEDVFPKGAFLKGEVEPVQDFNADKRPDGSRPQQRDKDTGLPLWQVVVLDADEEAGKKDTAVTVKIAAPHQPVPPENKTPFPWTPIEFVGLTALPYVDDNGTRPRLAWSYKADDVCEPGKADVPTSARPDAGKAA; encoded by the coding sequence ATGGCGATGCAGCGACGGTTTGCAGTGGCTCACGAGGACGTGTTCCCCAAGGGAGCGTTCCTGAAGGGCGAGGTCGAGCCCGTGCAGGACTTCAACGCCGACAAGCGCCCCGACGGGTCGCGTCCGCAGCAGCGGGACAAGGACACCGGTCTGCCGCTGTGGCAGGTGGTGGTCCTGGACGCCGACGAGGAGGCGGGCAAGAAGGACACCGCCGTGACCGTGAAGATCGCGGCCCCGCACCAGCCGGTCCCGCCGGAGAACAAGACGCCGTTCCCCTGGACGCCCATCGAGTTCGTGGGCCTGACGGCCCTGCCCTACGTCGACGACAACGGCACCCGGCCGCGCCTGGCCTGGTCGTACAAGGCCGACGACGTGTGCGAGCCCGGCAAGGCCGACGTCCCGACCTCGGCCCGCCCCGACGCGGGCAAGGCGGCCTGA
- a CDS encoding MFS transporter: MSATSTGGVLAATCVSTLVVNANTSAVSILLPAISDDTGMSVDTLQWAVTGYSLVGAAVIITSGSLGDVFGRKRVFQLGLALFVVSCVIIALAQSGGMVIAGRVIQGAAGATILACGLSLLSVATKGDENLRAVSLWGAAAAVGAAAGPLVGGVLVDATGWQGLFWIDAGVAVLCMVLTWFTVAESSDPDAPRSVDYLGTLLIALTLMPLILGVSKSGDWGWFSVPTLTCFAITLLAGWGFVRTERRVAAPLLDLALLRNRTLVGATIAILIGAGTINALMYLLSLYFQDPSTLGFSPLEAGLATLPATVGLVVIAPLVPRLAARFGPRQAIGAGFAITTAGFVAVGFADASWQYLTFLLPLVAIAVGMGLSNGPSSSAATASVSPDQVGEASGFSNMARYVGAAVATALAATIYATVTANQVADGAADPDALSSGLAAASWVMAVFSALGLLLAIVVIVRYPAGRPGVSDSAAAAAAHLHTLPTTAAAPAAAGDATSVDQPSGETS; encoded by the coding sequence ATGAGCGCGACGAGCACCGGGGGCGTGCTCGCGGCGACGTGCGTCTCCACCCTGGTCGTCAACGCGAACACCTCCGCCGTCAGCATCCTGCTGCCGGCGATCAGCGACGACACCGGCATGTCGGTCGACACGCTGCAGTGGGCCGTGACCGGCTACTCGCTCGTCGGGGCCGCCGTGATCATCACGTCCGGCTCGCTGGGCGACGTCTTCGGCCGCAAGCGGGTCTTCCAGCTCGGCTTGGCGCTGTTCGTGGTCTCCTGCGTGATCATCGCGCTGGCGCAGTCGGGCGGCATGGTGATCGCCGGCCGCGTCATCCAGGGCGCCGCCGGCGCGACCATCCTGGCCTGCGGGCTGAGCCTCCTGTCGGTGGCGACCAAGGGCGACGAGAACCTGCGCGCCGTCTCCCTGTGGGGCGCCGCGGCGGCCGTGGGCGCGGCGGCGGGGCCGCTGGTCGGCGGCGTGCTCGTCGACGCGACCGGCTGGCAGGGGCTGTTCTGGATCGACGCCGGCGTCGCGGTGCTGTGCATGGTGCTCACCTGGTTCACGGTGGCGGAGTCCAGCGATCCCGACGCGCCCCGGTCCGTCGACTACCTCGGCACGCTGCTGATCGCCCTGACCCTGATGCCGCTGATCCTCGGCGTCAGCAAGAGCGGCGACTGGGGCTGGTTCTCGGTGCCGACGCTCACCTGCTTCGCCATCACGCTCCTGGCGGGCTGGGGCTTCGTCCGCACCGAGCGCCGGGTCGCGGCCCCGCTCCTGGACCTGGCCCTGCTGCGCAACCGGACCCTGGTCGGCGCGACCATCGCCATCCTGATCGGCGCCGGCACGATCAACGCGCTGATGTACCTGCTCAGCCTCTACTTCCAGGACCCGTCGACCCTGGGCTTCTCGCCGCTGGAGGCGGGCCTGGCCACCCTGCCTGCGACGGTCGGCCTCGTGGTCATCGCCCCGTTGGTGCCCCGGCTCGCCGCCCGGTTCGGCCCACGGCAGGCCATCGGGGCGGGCTTCGCGATCACGACGGCGGGGTTCGTCGCGGTCGGCTTCGCCGACGCGTCCTGGCAGTACCTGACGTTCCTGCTCCCCCTGGTGGCCATCGCCGTCGGCATGGGGCTGTCGAACGGGCCGTCCTCCTCGGCGGCCACGGCGTCGGTGTCGCCCGACCAGGTGGGCGAGGCCTCCGGCTTCTCCAACATGGCCCGCTACGTCGGGGCCGCGGTGGCGACCGCGCTCGCGGCCACCATCTACGCCACCGTCACCGCCAACCAGGTGGCCGACGGCGCCGCGGACCCGGACGCCCTCTCGTCCGGCCTCGCCGCCGCGTCGTGGGTGATGGCCGTGTTCAGCGCGCTCGGCCTGCTGCTCGCTATCGTCGTCATCGTGCGGTACCCGGCCGGCCGGCCCGGCGTCTCCGACTCGGCCGCGGCGGCCGCCGCCCACCTGCACACGCTGCCCACGACCGCCGCCGCGCCGGCGGCGGCCGGGGACGCCACGTCCGTCGACCAGCCCTCGGGAGAGACGTCATGA
- a CDS encoding WhiB family transcriptional regulator, protein MIPATGWMLGAACAREGLRDLPWTAEDTSPADRARMARVCAACPVLAACEVSTVVTETTAGFWAGRDLTVWPESSAAVAVQDTLPGLDLPEQAAA, encoded by the coding sequence ATGATCCCCGCCACGGGCTGGATGCTCGGCGCCGCGTGCGCCCGTGAGGGCCTGCGGGATCTGCCCTGGACCGCCGAGGACACCTCCCCCGCCGACCGTGCCCGCATGGCCCGGGTGTGCGCCGCCTGCCCCGTGCTGGCCGCGTGTGAGGTCTCCACGGTCGTCACCGAGACCACGGCCGGGTTCTGGGCTGGGCGTGACCTGACCGTCTGGCCGGAGTCCTCGGCGGCGGTCGCTGTGCAGGACACGCTGCCCGGTCTCGATCTGCCCGAACAGGCAGCAGCATGA
- a CDS encoding FtsK/SpoIIIE domain-containing protein, translating to MSTPTTPNTGLRARLDARVTSARTAVRASTVGRSDWMGKTWRVAAWIAYRDWMFTRALTVWAARHWMPTVFGVVVSVGWWGILTLAETPGDRITGPLLALLVFLSPGIVLGLFAMIAPARYRRRVHAHRMAAYWPEVARSCSLYRAEPDGTVTVSKLRHVSHQPGAVVLRVETFPGQTPDTLHRAAPAIASAYRAHGFEVTPVKPGVLDLALFTTYRIAPVMARMPVLEGANPDALPVGLSRTGHVAEMVVRGRHTLVAGATGAGKGSVLWSVIGGLAPAIHDGTVCAWGLDLKGGVELEMGRALFGRVAYTTEDSIEVLRALMRVIDRRKESMRGVSRLHVPTSAEPLHVLMIDELADLMAYSEFETRREADRLMSKILTQGRALGVVVVSCVQNPRQEAVGQRNLYPQKIALRLDSDVESDMVLGPAALQAPAHEISRSDPGTGYLVREDGAPVMVRFAYWPDELIREVAQRYAAPASHAAPEPRDGADAANAWAAAARRTTPNDNAGKPTNEDAPAPRTRTRKPRAPRKPRTTRPAVPAATPEEV from the coding sequence ATGAGCACCCCGACGACGCCGAACACGGGACTGCGTGCCCGCCTGGACGCCCGAGTCACCTCGGCCCGTACCGCGGTTCGTGCCTCCACGGTGGGTCGCTCCGACTGGATGGGCAAGACGTGGCGGGTCGCGGCGTGGATCGCGTATCGGGACTGGATGTTCACGCGGGCCCTGACCGTGTGGGCTGCCCGGCATTGGATGCCGACCGTGTTCGGCGTCGTCGTCTCGGTCGGCTGGTGGGGCATCCTCACCCTGGCCGAGACCCCCGGGGACCGGATCACCGGCCCGCTCCTGGCGCTGCTGGTCTTCCTGTCCCCGGGGATCGTGCTGGGCCTGTTTGCGATGATCGCACCGGCCCGGTACCGGCGTCGGGTCCACGCGCACAGGATGGCCGCGTACTGGCCCGAGGTCGCCCGCTCCTGCTCCCTGTACCGCGCCGAGCCGGACGGCACCGTCACGGTCTCGAAGCTGCGGCACGTCTCCCACCAGCCCGGCGCGGTCGTGCTCCGGGTCGAGACGTTCCCTGGCCAGACCCCAGACACCCTGCACCGCGCCGCCCCGGCCATCGCTTCGGCGTACCGGGCGCACGGGTTCGAGGTCACCCCGGTCAAGCCCGGCGTCCTGGACCTGGCCCTGTTCACCACCTACCGCATCGCCCCCGTCATGGCTCGCATGCCCGTCCTGGAGGGCGCCAACCCGGACGCCCTGCCCGTCGGCCTGTCCCGGACCGGTCACGTCGCTGAGATGGTCGTGCGGGGCCGTCACACCCTCGTGGCGGGTGCCACCGGTGCCGGTAAGGGGTCGGTGCTGTGGTCGGTCATCGGCGGCCTGGCCCCCGCGATCCACGACGGCACCGTCTGCGCCTGGGGTCTCGACCTCAAGGGCGGCGTGGAACTCGAGATGGGCCGTGCCCTGTTCGGCCGCGTCGCCTACACCACTGAGGACTCGATCGAGGTCCTGCGGGCTCTGATGCGGGTCATCGACCGCCGCAAGGAGTCCATGCGCGGCGTCTCCCGCCTGCACGTCCCGACCTCTGCGGAGCCGCTGCACGTCCTGATGATCGACGAGCTCGCCGACCTGATGGCGTACTCCGAGTTCGAGACCCGGCGTGAGGCCGACCGGCTCATGTCCAAGATCCTGACCCAGGGTCGCGCGCTCGGTGTCGTGGTCGTCTCCTGCGTGCAGAACCCCCGCCAGGAGGCCGTGGGCCAGCGCAACCTCTACCCCCAGAAGATCGCCCTGCGCCTGGACTCCGACGTCGAGTCGGACATGGTGCTCGGCCCGGCCGCACTCCAGGCCCCGGCACACGAAATCTCCCGCTCGGACCCCGGCACCGGGTACCTCGTCCGGGAGGACGGCGCACCGGTAATGGTCCGGTTCGCGTACTGGCCCGACGAACTCATCCGCGAGGTCGCCCAGCGGTACGCCGCCCCGGCCTCCCACGCCGCCCCCGAGCCCCGCGACGGTGCCGACGCTGCCAACGCCTGGGCCGCTGCTGCTCGCCGCACCACGCCGAACGACAACGCGGGCAAGCCCACCAACGAGGACGCTCCCGCGCCTCGTACTCGTACCCGTAAGCCTCGCGCACCGCGCAAGCCCCGCACGACCCGTCCGGCCGTTCCGGCCGCTACCCCTGAGGAGGTCTGA
- a CDS encoding replication initiator, protein MNTALTFSGFGEHAPLEVGPGALGFATQSARGRTFRNALDAFADTAAAVGYCSHPIRLNGSSMTVDTTTGEVVSEYHSADAPMGQLYRPCGNRRADICPACSRVYARDTFAMIRSGLLGGKTVPETVADAPLVFATLTAPSFGHVHGIRKKDGHKTGGTCRPFDRAKVCPHGRSKSCMRVHTENDQAVGSPLCWDCYDWDTAIVWQWHAPELWRRFTIALRRALASYLGLTDTELKHAVSMQYAKVAEYQARGSVHFHALVRLDGPDGPGSMAPVDGDTLKGLIESAALGVEYVAVPVDGADVPRKLAFGVQVDTRTVSTGLPGSVADEARSSDTLGPEQVAGYLAKYATKSTNVDPVAPRPHLSRLTRQCRRLADRAATACRPDGYEPEEDEDGCVCGECINSPYRLLAKWAHMLGFRGHFSSKSRRYSVTLGRLRTARARFARMAAEAERAGEPLDVADLERRLLADNEETTLVVEGSWSYSGTGWASNGEKELAEAAAARAREYAQWKAGQKAPRETRR, encoded by the coding sequence ATGAACACCGCTCTGACGTTCTCCGGCTTCGGGGAGCACGCACCGTTGGAGGTCGGCCCGGGCGCTCTGGGGTTCGCTACCCAGTCCGCCCGTGGCCGCACCTTCCGCAACGCCCTGGACGCCTTCGCCGACACCGCCGCGGCTGTCGGCTACTGCTCCCACCCGATCCGCCTCAACGGGTCCTCCATGACCGTCGACACCACGACCGGTGAGGTCGTCTCCGAGTACCACTCGGCCGACGCCCCGATGGGCCAGCTCTACCGGCCGTGCGGGAACCGGCGTGCCGACATCTGCCCGGCCTGCTCCCGTGTCTACGCCCGCGACACGTTCGCGATGATCCGATCCGGCCTCCTCGGCGGCAAGACCGTCCCCGAGACCGTCGCAGACGCACCCCTGGTGTTCGCGACCCTGACCGCGCCGTCGTTCGGGCACGTCCACGGCATCCGGAAAAAGGACGGGCACAAGACCGGAGGCACCTGCCGCCCCTTCGACCGCGCCAAGGTCTGCCCGCATGGCCGGTCCAAGTCCTGCATGCGCGTCCACACCGAGAACGACCAGGCTGTTGGCTCGCCGCTGTGCTGGGACTGCTACGACTGGGACACCGCCATCGTCTGGCAGTGGCACGCCCCGGAACTGTGGCGCCGGTTCACGATCGCGCTCCGGCGTGCCCTCGCGTCCTACCTGGGCCTGACGGACACCGAGCTGAAGCACGCGGTCTCCATGCAGTACGCCAAGGTGGCTGAGTACCAGGCGCGCGGGTCCGTTCACTTCCACGCCTTGGTGCGCCTGGACGGTCCGGACGGTCCGGGGTCGATGGCGCCCGTGGACGGGGACACGCTGAAGGGTCTGATCGAGTCTGCCGCTCTCGGGGTGGAGTACGTAGCTGTTCCGGTCGATGGTGCCGACGTGCCGCGCAAACTGGCCTTCGGGGTCCAGGTTGATACGCGGACCGTGAGCACTGGCCTGCCGGGCAGCGTCGCCGACGAAGCACGCTCCAGCGACACTCTCGGCCCGGAACAGGTCGCGGGGTACCTGGCGAAGTACGCCACCAAGTCCACCAACGTCGACCCTGTCGCACCCCGCCCGCATCTGTCCCGCCTGACCCGGCAGTGCCGCCGCCTGGCTGACCGTGCTGCCACCGCCTGCCGTCCGGACGGATACGAGCCGGAGGAGGACGAGGACGGGTGCGTGTGCGGGGAGTGCATCAACTCGCCGTACCGGCTGCTGGCGAAGTGGGCGCACATGCTCGGCTTCAGGGGCCACTTCTCGTCCAAGTCACGCCGCTACTCCGTCACCCTCGGCCGCCTCCGCACCGCTCGGGCCAGGTTCGCCCGCATGGCTGCTGAGGCTGAGCGGGCCGGGGAGCCGCTGGACGTGGCCGACCTGGAACGCCGCCTCCTGGCCGACAACGAGGAAACCACGCTCGTCGTCGAGGGCTCGTGGTCCTACTCCGGGACCGGCTGGGCCAGCAACGGCGAGAAGGAGCTCGCTGAGGCCGCCGCAGCTCGTGCCCGCGAGTACGCGCAGTGGAAGGCAGGTCAGAAGGCTCCACGTGAAACACGACGGTGA